A portion of the Salmo trutta chromosome 1, fSalTru1.1, whole genome shotgun sequence genome contains these proteins:
- the grem1a gene encoding gremlin-1a, translating to MKTTVFASAMVLGLLFCPLRSAAVGGFQGASPHPYKYNSSPNESERSPQQPPQNGFVSRQMGPVTAADEVLESSQEALHVTERRYLKLDWCKTQPLKQAIHEEGCLSRTIINRFCYGQCNSFYIPRHIYQDDGAFQSCSTCKPKTFTTVTYTLICPGQSPSIQKKRVQRVKTCHCASIDLD from the coding sequence ATGAAGACAACAGTATTTGCCTCGGCCATGGTGTTGGGACTACTCTTCTGTCCACTGAGGAGCGCAGCGGTAGGTGGCTTCCAGGGCGCCTCTCCGCACCCATACAAATACAACTCCAGCCCCAATGAGTCGGAACGCTCACCGCAGCAGCCACCACAGAACGGATTTGTCTCCCGCCAAATGGGGCCAGTAACGGCCGCTGACGAGGTTCTAGAATCCAGCCAAGAAGCCCTACACGTCACGGAGCGCCGGTACCTCAAACTGGACTGGTGCAAGACTCAGCCGCTGAAACAGGCGATCCACGAGGAAGGATGCCTCAGCCGCACTATAATCAATCGTTTCTGTTACGGGCAGTGTAACTCCTTTTACATCCCCCGACACATCTACCAAGATGACGGGGCTTTCCAATCGTGTTCCACCTGTAAACCGAAAACATTCACTACCGTCACCTACACCCTCATCTGTCCAGGCCAGTCACCCAGCATCCAGAAGAAACGCGTCCAGCGCGTAAAGACGTGCCACTGCGCTTCCATAGACCTGGATTAG